TGGGTCTTGAAGACGCTCCTAAAAAAGTTGCAAGCGGTGAAAAATACTTTGAACTTGGAAGATTTAAATCATTGGAAGACGGTAAAAAGGTAGCTGATAATTTAACAAAAGTCTCAGTAAGACATGCGGGAATTATTTATCAGCCTTTGGAAGATGCGGAATTTGAACCTGATGTAATCGTATACTTCGGTAAACCAATTTCCGGTATGAGAACTGCACAGGCTTATGTATATGAATATGCAGACAAATTTGAACCAAATTTCTCAGGTATCCAATCATTGTGTGGTGATGCAGTTGCTACGCCAATAGAGACAGGAAAACCAAATGCAACTTTGGGCTGTGACGGATCTAGAAAAGCTGCTAAGGTTAAAGACGAAGAATTAGCTGTCGGTATTAATAAATCTGAAATTGCAAACATTGTTGCTGCAGTTGATAAGATTTTATAATTATCCTTATTTTTTTATTATTTTTTAAAAAAAAGAAAAATAAAAATTATAATATTTTAATAGAAAATATTTAATTTTTAGGTTTTTTAGCTACAATTAATATAATTAAAGCTAACAGTAAAGCAAATATAGGATTTCCAGTTTTTGGTAATGTGCTAGTTTGGACATTAATTCCTGATTCTTGACCATTATTAATCGGACTATTTTTATTAATATTGTTATTTATATTGTTGATATTGTTGGTATTGTTTCTGTTGTCTGTGTGATTATTTGTGCTGTTTTTATCTGGAACATTTATCTCAAATGAAGAGTTATTGATTGCATTTGAGTATATTTTATCTCCATCAAACACTGTATCCATGTTGTATCTGCTGTTTTTAAGATTGGATATGGTTAGATTACCTTTTCCATCAATGATATCTACATTATACTTTTTGTTGTCAACAGTTACAGTAACAGTTCCGTTTATACCTGTACCATTATATGTAAGATTAATATATACGGTTACATTGTTTTTATTTGTTATGGTGTTAACTGTTAATTCCGGTTTTAATAAGTTAATGGTGAAGTTTTTAGTATCATTTGACGGAGCATGGTTATCAGTTCCATTAAATCTTTATTTTATAAATGGAATAAAGATATTTAAAAATATGGAAGTATAAATGAGTTTTTTTTATCGGGATTATAGTTAAATAGAGATATTTAAAA
Above is a window of Methanobrevibacter boviskoreani JH1 DNA encoding:
- a CDS encoding DUF169 domain-containing protein, encoding MVDYDISKNNEYANILEEKLGLDSKIVAIKFYDDEDEIPQGIEKIETPVRHCEMVKKASRGESFYATKDEEACKGGSAALGLEDAPKKVASGEKYFELGRFKSLEDGKKVADNLTKVSVRHAGIIYQPLEDAEFEPDVIVYFGKPISGMRTAQAYVYEYADKFEPNFSGIQSLCGDAVATPIETGKPNATLGCDGSRKAAKVKDEELAVGINKSEIANIVAAVDKIL